Proteins found in one Silene latifolia isolate original U9 population unplaced genomic scaffold, ASM4854445v1 scaffold_20.1, whole genome shotgun sequence genomic segment:
- the LOC141638319 gene encoding uncharacterized protein LOC141638319, protein MVEENKDTETSGGNSDKPGLHPVYSVNNILHKVRMLDGVKITYSSWVKLFTLHARRYKVSHHIDGTRPPAATDPNYAEWCEIDAHVLQWIYGSVSEDLLLRILETNSTAYEAWTRLKNHFHNNKGARAAALEHDFTNLTLVKCDSMDDYCQKLKDLGTQLTDVGSTVSDQRLVLQLVRGLPSSYDTVGAYINQILPEFETARSMLQLEEHRRSARIEDSNAAATALAAPAVAPPNNSSWSEGSNGLGNTGQCNRNNGK, encoded by the coding sequence ATGGTGGAAGAAAACAAAGACACAGAAACCTCCGGTGGCAACTCCGACAAGCCTGGATTGCACCCTGTTTACTCCGTCAATAATATCCTTCACAAAGTGCGAATGCTTGACGGCGTTAAAATTACGTACTCATCGTGGGTAAAACTGTTTACCCTTCACGCAAGACGCTATAAGGTCTCTCATCATATTGATGGGACTCGTCCTCCGGCTGCTACCGACCCCAATTACGCGGAATGGTGTGAAATTGATGCACACGTTCTTCAGTGGATCTACGGCTCCGTTTCTGAAGATCTCCTCCTTCGAATTCTTGAGACGAATTCCACCGCCTACGAGGCCTGGACCCGTCTAAAGAACCATTTCCACAATAATAAAGGGGCTAGGGCTGCAGCGTTGGAGCATGACTTCACCAATCTTACGCTTGTTAAATGCGACTCCATGGATGACTATTGCCAGAAATTGAAGGACCTTGGCACACAATTAACCGATGTCGGTAGTACTGTTTCCGATCAGAGGTTGGTGTTGCAATTGGTTCGTGGACTTCCATCTTCCTATGACACTGTCGGGGCATATATCAATCAAATCTTACCCGAATTCGAAACGGCTCGGAGTATGCTGCAGTTAGAGGAGCACCGCCGGTCTGCGCGCATCGAGGACAGTAATGCTGCCGCCACTGCCTTGGCCGCTCCTGCTGTCGCTCCACCTAATAACTCCAGTTGGTCAGAAGGGTCGAATGGGTTAGGGAATACGGGTCAGTGCAATCGCAATAATGGTAAGTAG
- the LOC141638320 gene encoding transcription factor MYB3R-5-like — MKMIEVKEENEWSLRSPEVVTISSSSNSCDYVTPKSSSPLLGRTSGHTRRSSKGGWTEEEDNHLTTVVKKFNAKNWRQIAEHFPGRTDVQCLHRWQKVVNPELIKGPWTKEEDDCIIKLVQKHGSKRWSIIAKSLPGRIGKQCRERWHNHLDPAIRKDAWTKEEESLLAYYHHIYGNKWAEIARFLPGRRRTDNAIKNHWNCSLKKKLDVKVEESRLKDYAMVSKEISLASDSSSETCLTELSLGSTPTLSSNPRVDKYDDAVSGLNLELSTRINYKETSQTRMSLESPKRPRSSSFTDDLVFRDIDKSFLSLATPDYSREYNNRQDNKKNKVDAVPGDLIQGRPCFSTPTRCMRSTPTSNGSPESMLRNSAMSFTTPSIIRRSSLKSSSSMGKGIEGAYKSVERCLEASFDKEADLDQIQCHTSGATAVNAVNMLP, encoded by the exons atgaagatgattgaGGTAAAGGAGGAGAATGAATGGAGTTTAAGATCCCCTGAAGTCGTTACGATCTCTTCATCCAGTAATTCTTGTGACTATGTCACACCTAAATCGTCTTCTCCTTTGCTCGG GAGGACAAGTGGTCATACAAGACGTTCGTCAAAGGGAGGGTGGACGGAGGAAGAG GATAATCATCTCACAACTGTCGTCAAGAAATTCAACGCGAAGAACTGGAGGCAAATAG CTGAGCATTTTCCTGGAAGAACAGATGTTCAATGCCTACACCGCTGGCAAAAGGTTGTAAATCCTGAACTAATAAAGGGACCCTGGACAAAGGAG GAGGATGACTGTATCATTAAGTTGGTACAAAAGCATGGTTCCAAGAGATGGTCCATCATAGCAAAGTCTTTGCCTGGTCGGATAGGCAAACAATGTCGAGAAAg GTGGCACAACCATTTAGACCCGGCGATAAGGAAAGATGCATGGACAAAGGAAGAAGAATCTCTTCTAGCTTATTACCACCATATATATGGAAACAAGTGGGCTGAGATAGCGAGATTTCTTCCAGGACGG CGCAGGACTGACAATGCGATTAAAAATCACTGGAACTGCtctttgaagaagaagttggaTGTAAAAGTGGAAGAATCGAGATTGAAAGATTATGCCATGGTTTCCAAAGAGATTTCTCTGGCATCAGATTCCAGTTCTGAGACTTGCCTTACAGAGTTGTCTCTCGGAAGTACTCCTACGCTTAGCTCAAATCCTAGAGTTGATAAATATGATGACGCCGTCAGTGGACTTAATCTTGAGTTGTCTACGAGGATAAACTACAAGGAGACTTCTCAAACAAGAATGTCACTGGAATCTCCCAAAAGGCCGCGGAGTAGTAGTTTCACTGATGATCTGGTTTTCCGAGACATAGATAAGTCATTCTTGAGTTTAGCAACGCCTGATTATTCCAGAGAGTATAATAATAGACAGGACAATAAGAAAAACAAAGTGGATGCGGTACCTGGTGACTTGATTCAAGGTCGGCCATGTTTCTCGACACCAACTAGATGTATGAGAAGTACCCCGACTAGTAATGGCAGTCCTGAATCTATGTTGAGGAATTCAGCGATGAGTTTTACCACACCTTCTATTATAAGGAGAAGTTCATTGAAATCGAGCAGTTCTATGGGAAAAGGGATAGAAGGTGCTTATAAATCTGTTGAACGGTGTCTTGAAGCCTCGTTTGACAAGGAGGCGGACCTAGATCAAATTCAATGCCACACTTCTGGTGCGACTGCAGTCAATGCTGTTAACATGTTGCCTTAA